A single region of the Vicia villosa cultivar HV-30 ecotype Madison, WI linkage group LG4, Vvil1.0, whole genome shotgun sequence genome encodes:
- the LOC131595864 gene encoding putative disease resistance RPP13-like protein 1: protein MALEVIAGPFMGAVFNVLLERIASSEVVNFFKKNKSESLLKRLKIILLSVHAVLNDAEEKQMKNEAVKEWLEELKDVAFDADDLLDEIFTTEKMKPKEVNMFHSPTTVFHDKEVEHKIEDVYERLEFVIKLKELLDLKVGKEMKVTHKSPTSSVVEACDVYGRDNDKDVLVKLLLSSHDVDDEKLGVIPIVGMGGIGKTTLAQLVYNDERVQKEFDLKAWIYVSEEFDICKITKNLLEVVTLCSCDVEDLNSLQRNLKMYIQKKKFLFVLDDVWDENYENWDKFRSPFKHGGANGSKIIVTTRSGNVASIMQTFPPYNLTELSNEDCWELFSNHAFGNSHKDSDVRRSVERVGREIVRKCKGLPLAVKTLAGLLRSKSDTQEWHKVLNSEIWDLQEHESHILPALRLSYHYLPSHLKRCFAYCAIFPKDYEFEKEKLVLLWMAEGLLHQSKRHRRIEEVGDEYFCELVSRSFFYQSRSGKSCFLMHHLINDLAQFVSGTFSVRIEDNNSDQVMERTHYLSHIISHCSSYVNLKDVGKANRLRTFMQIRTIGTSIDLFNDMPNDLLTKLRYLRVLTLVGAYFYSLPDSIGELKHLRSLEVSDTEIIKLPDSICSLYDLQTLKLVGCYNLKELPKDIHKLVNLRYLDITGTCLKWMPLQISELKNLQKLSDFFVGENHGSSISELGELCSLHGSLFIHGIEHIVAYKDSEEAKLKEKHGLEKLSLDWGGDGDTDNSQHEKTILDSLHPHTNLKELEIYDYPGTEFPDWLGDYYFCNMVSLKLKGCKYCYKLPPLGQLPMLKELQIIKFGGVMNVGSEFYGNRTSVSTDFFPALEILRIESLSTWENWCPDADNLGTRAFCHLREFYIENCPKLTGNLPSSLPSLTLLVIRDCKRLLCPLPKSPSLRVLNIQNCQKLEFPVHAPWYHQSLTSLYLIDSCDSLMFLPLDLFPNLKSLDIWGCKNLEALTIVSASDATPPNFKSLNSMCIRHCPNFTSFPKGGFAAPKLNLLTINYCQKLNSLPENLHEIMPSLKELQLRGCPQIQASTMRPLRIRISNKFMEGKQNHSDPLFARLEGLISVHSPSSS, encoded by the coding sequence ATGGCTCTGGAAGTTATTGCTGGACCTTTCATGGGAGCTGTTTTCAATGTGTTGCTTGAAAGGATAGCTTCCTCTGAGGTGGTAAACTTCTTCAAGAAGAATAAAAGTGAGAGTTTGCTGAAAAGATTGAAGATCATTTTGCTGTCAGTCCATGCTGTGCTCAATGATGCAGAAGAAAAGCAAATGAAAAATGAAGCTGTGAAGGAATGGCTTGAGGAACTTAAAGATGTGGCTTTTGATGCTGATGATTTACTTGATGAGATCTTTACTACTGAAAAAATGAAGCCAAAAGAGGTAAACATGTTTCATTCTCCTACAACAGTTTTTCATGATAAAGAGGTTGAACACAAGATAGAAGATGTTTATGAAAGATTAGAGTTTGTTATAAAATTGAAAGAGTTACTTGATTTGAAGGTTGGTAAGGAAATGAAAGTGACACATAAGTCACCAACTTCATCTGTGGTTGAAGCTTGTGATGTGTATGGAAGGGATAATGATAAAGATGTATTAGTTAAGTTGTTATTGTCGTcacatgatgttgatgatgagaaACTTGGTGTCATTCCCATTGTTGGTATGGGAGGGATTGGAAAAACTACCTTAGCTCAATTAGTATATAATGATGAAAGGGTACAGAAGGAGTTTGATCTCAAAGCCTGGATTTATGTTTCTGAAGAATTTGATATCTGCAAGATTACAAAGAATCTTTTGGAGGTTGTCACTTTGTGTAGCTGTGATGTCGAGGACTTGAATTCGCTTCAGCGGAATCTGAAAATGTATATACAGAAGAaaaagtttttgtttgttttggatgATGTTTGGGACGAAAACTATGAGAACTGGGATAAGTTCAGGAGTCCGTTTAAACACGGAGGGGCTAACGGAAGTAAGATTATTGTAACAACTCGAAGTGGGAATGTTGCGTCGATAATGCAGACTTTTCCGCCTTATAATCTAACTGAATTGTCCAATGAAGATTGTTGGGAGCTCTTTTCAAACCATGCTTTTGGTAATAGCCATAAGGATTCAGATGTTCGTCGAAGTGTGGAAAGAGTAGGAAGAGAAATagttagaaagtgcaaaggatTGCCTTTGGCTGTGAAGACACTTGCAGGACTTTTGAGGTCAAAAAGTGATACACAAGAATGGCATAAAGTACTCAACAGTGAGATATGGGATCTACAAGAACATGAAAGTCATATTCTTCCAGCTTTGAGATTAAGTTACCACTATCTCCCTTCTCATTTAAAGAGATGTTTCGCTTATTGTGCGATTTTTCCGAAAGATTACGAATTTGAAAAGGAGAAGCTAGTTTTGTTGTGGATGGCAGAAGGGTTGCTACACCAGTCAAAAAGACATAGAAGAATTGAAGAAGTTGGGGATGAGTATTTTTGTGAATTAGTATCCAGATCGTTTTTCTACCAATCGAGAAGTGGAAAGTCATGTTTCCTAATGCATCATCTTATAAATGACTTGGCTCAATTTGTATCTGGAACATTTTCTGTGAGAATAGAAGATAACAACTCTGATCAAGTAATGGAAAGAACTCATTATTTGTCTCACATTATTTCACATTGTTCCTCCTATGTAAACCTGAAAGATGTTGGCAAAGCGAATCGCCTACGTACTTTTATGCAAATAAGAACAATAGGTACATCCATAGATTTGTTCAATGACATGCCAAATGATCTGTTGACAAAGTTAAGGTACTTGAGGGTGTTAACCTTGGTAGGTGCTTATTTCTATAGTTTACCTGATTCAATAGGTGAACTAAAACACCTGCGCTCTCTAGAAGTGTCCGACACTGAGATTATAAAGTTACCTGACTCCATCTGCAGTTTGTACGATTTACAAACACTCAAGCTAGTTGGATGTTATAATCTTAAAGAATTGCCAAAAGATATTCATAAACTTGTCAATTTGCGATACTTGGATATTACAGGCACTTGTTTGAAGTGGATGCCATTGCAAATCAGTGAATTGAAAAACCTCCAAAAGTTGAGTGACTTTTTTGTTGGTGAAAATCACGGATCTTCCATTAGTGAACTGGGAGAGCTATGCAGTTTACATGGATCATTGTTCATTCATGGCATTGAACACATTGTCGCTTATAAGGATTCTGAGGAGGCAAAATTGAAGGAAAAGCATGGCCTTGAAAAACTGTCTTTGGATTGGGGTGGAGACGGTGATACCGATAACTCACAGCATGAAAAGACCATATTGGACAGCCTTCACCCACACACAAATTTGAAGGAGCTTGAAATCTATGACTATCCAGGCACAGAATTTCCAGATTGGTTAGGGGACTACTACTTTTGCAACATGGTTTCCTTAAAGCTTAAAGGATGTAAATACTGCTACAAATTGCCTCCACTAGGACAACTTCCAATGTTGAAAGAGCTTCAGATTATTAAATTTGGAGGAGTAATGAATGTAGGATCCGAGTTTTACGGAAATAGAACTTCTGTCAGTACTGATTTCTTTCCTGCACTAGAAATTCTAAGGATCGAGTCTCTGTCAACATGGGAGAATTGGTGTCCTGATGCAGACAATTTAGGCACCAGAGCTTTCTGTCATCTTAGAGAGTTTTATATCGAAAACTGTCCCAAACTGACCGGGAATTTACCGAGTAGTCTTCCGTCTTTGACATTACTTGTTATCAGAGATTGCAAACGTTTGCTTTGTCCACTTCCCAAATCTCCGAGTCTGCGCGTGCTCAACATTCAGAATTGTCAAAAACTAGAATTCCCTGTGCATGCGCCTTGGTACCACCAATCACTTACATCTTTGTACTTGATCGATAGCTGTGACTCACTCATGTTCTTGCCATTGGATCTTTTCCCAAACCTTAAGTCTCTTGATATTTGGGGATGCAAAAATCTGGAAGCACTCACTATTGTTTCAGCATCAGATGCTACTCCTCCAAATTTCAAATCCCTTAACTCCATGTGCATAAGGCATTGTCCAAATTTCACATCTTTTCCTAAGGGAGGATTTGCAGCCCCAAAGCTTAACTTGTTAACCATCAACTACTGTCAGAAGTTGAATTCCCTGCCGGAAAATTTGCACGAGATTATGCCAAGCTTGAAAGAACTTCAACTAAGAGGTTGTCCACAAATTCAGGCATCTACCATGAGGCCACTAAGGATTCGGATTAGCAACAAATTCATGGAAGGGAAACAAAACCACTCTGATCCTCTCTTTGCAAGGTTGGAAGGTCTAATATCTGTTCACAGTCCCTCATCAAGTTAA